One genomic segment of Sparus aurata chromosome 24, fSpaAur1.1, whole genome shotgun sequence includes these proteins:
- the LOC115576524 gene encoding NLR family CARD domain-containing protein 3-like: MSNWTAAEIQEIQNPAKNPVLNSDRRKLKSNLQKKFQCVFEGIAKAGNPTLLNQIYTELYITEGGTAEVNKEHEVRQIETASRKPDTPETTIRQEDIFKPSPGRDEPIRTVMTKGVAGIGKTVLTQKFTLDWAEDKANQDIQFTFPFTFRELNVLKEKKFSLVELVHNFFNETKEICSFEEFQVVFIFDGLDECRLPLDFHNTEILTDVRVSTSVDVLLTNLIRGKLLPSACLWITTRPAAANQIPPECVDMVTEVRGFTDPQKEEYFMKKFRDKKQASRIISHIKISRSLHIMCHIPVFCWITATVLEKVLKTREGAELPKTLTEMYIHFLVVQSKRKKVKYDGGAETDSHWTPESRKMIESLGKLAFDQLQKGNLIFYESDLTECGIDIRAASVYSGVFTQIFKEESGLYQDKVFCFVHLSVQEFLAALHVHLTSINSGVNLLVEEQTTDCQSAETRLYQIAVDQALKSPNGHLDLFLRFLLGLSLQSNQNLLRGLQTQTGSSSRTNQETVVYIKKKFKENLSAERSINLFHCLNELNDRSLEEEIQQFLRSGSLSTDELSPAQWSALVFILVTSEKDLDVFDLKKYCASEEALLRLLPVVKASNKALLSGCGLSERSCEALSSVLSSQSSSLRELDLSNNNLQDSGVKLLSAELKSPHCVLETLRLSGCLITEEGCTSLASALDSNPSHLRELDLSNNNLQDSGVKRLSAELKSPHCVLETLRLSGCLITEEGCTSLASALNSNPSHLRELDLSYNHPGDSGVKQLSAQLEDPGWRLDTLRVEPAGVRWLTPGLRKYSCELTVDTNTVSRNIKLSDNNRKMTYVKEDQSYPDHPERFDWFSQLLCRTGLTGRCYWEVEWRGIVSISVSYRRIRRKGDSEECLFGGNDQSWSLWCSDGRRYCVWHSDRETDIIISSSSSSSSSGRVAVYVDCPAGTLSFYRVSSDSLIHLHTFNTTFTEPLYPGFRFSPSSGSSVSLCSV; this comes from the exons aTGAGCAattggacagccgctgagatccaggagatccAGAACCCGGCTAAGAACCCGGTTCTAAACTCCgatagg cgtaaacttaaatctaaccttcagaagaagttccagtgtgtgtttgaggggatcgcaaaagcaggaaacccaacccttctgaatcagatctacacagagctctacatcacagagggagggactgcagaggtcaataaagaacatgaggtcagacagattgaaacagcatccaggaaaccagacaCCCCAGAAACAACCAttagacaagaagacatctttaaaccctcacctggaagagacgaaccaatcagaacagtgatgacaaagggagtggctggcatcgggaaaacagtcttaacacagaagttcactctggactgggctgaagacaaagccaaccaggacatacagttcacatttccattcactttcagagagctgaatgtgctgaaagagaaaaagttcagcttggtggaacttgttcataaCTTCTTCaatgaaaccaaagaaatctgcagctttgaagagttccaggttgtgttcatctttgacggtctggatgagtgtcgacttcctctggacttccacaacactgagatcctgactgatgttagagtgtccacctcagtggatgtgctgctgacaaacctcattagggggaaactgcttccctctgcttgcctctggataaccacacgacctgcagcggccaatcagatccctcctgagtgtgttgacatggtgacagaggtcagagggttcacagacccacagaaggaggagtacttcatgAAGAAATTCAGAGACAAgaagcaggccagcagaatcatctcccacatcaagatatcacgaagcctccacatcatgtgccacatcccagtcttctgctggattactgctacagttctggagaaagtgttgaagaccagagagggagcagagctgcccaagaccctgactgagatgtacatccacttcctggtggttcagtccaaacggaagaaggtcaagtatgatggaggagctgagacagattcacactggactccagagagcaggaaaatGATTGaatctctgggaaaactggcttttgatcagctgcagaaaggaaacctgatcttctatgaatcagacctgacagagtgtggcatcgatatcagagcagcctcagtgtactcaggagtgttcacacagatctttaaagaggagagtggactgtaccaggacaaggtgttctgcttcgtccatctgagtgttcaggagtttctggctgctcttcatgtccatctgacgtccatcaactctggagtcaattTGCTTGTAGAGGAACAAACAACAGACTGTCAGTCTGCAGAGACACGTCTCTACCAGATTGCTGTGGACCAGGCCTTgaagagtccaaatggacacctggacttgttcctccgcttcctcctcggtcTTTCGCTACAGTCCAATCAGAATCTCCTgcgaggtctgcagacacagacaggaagtagctcACGgaccaatcaggaaacagttgTGTACATCAAGAAGAAGTTCAAAGAGAatctgtctgcagagagaagcatcaatctgttccactgtctgaatgaactgaacgatcgttctctagaggaggagatccaacagttcCTGAGatcaggaagtctctccacagatgaactgtctcctgctcagtggtcagctctggtcttcatcttagtgacatcagaaaaagatctggatgtgtttgacctgaagaaatactgtgcttcagaggaggctcttctgaggctgctgccagtggtcaaagcctccaacaaagctct actgagtggctgtggcctctcagagagaagctgtgaagctctgtcctcagttctcagctcccagtcctctagtctgagagagctggacctgagtaacaacaacctgcaggattcaggagtgaagctactttctgctgaactgaagagtccacactgtgtccttgaaactctcag gctgtcaggctgtcttatcacagaggaaggctgtacttctctggcctcagctctggactccaacccctcccatctgagagagctggacctgagtaacaacaatctgcaggattcaggagtgaagcgactttctgctgaactgaagagtccacactgtgtccttgaaactctcag gctgtcaggctgtctcatcacagaggaaggctgtacttctctggcctcagctctgaactccaacccctcccatctgagagagctagacctgagctacaatcatccaggagactcaggagtgaagcagctgtctgctcaactggaggatccaggctggagactggacactctcag ggtggagcctgctggagtccgatggttgacaccaggtctgaggaagt attcctgtgagctcacagtcgacacaaacacagtcagcagaaacatcaaactgtctgacaacaacaggaagatgacatatgtgaaggaggatcagtcatatcctgatcatccagagaggtttgactgGTTTTCTCAGCttctgtgtagaactggtctgactggtcgctgttactgggaggtcgagtggagaggaatagtttctatatcagtgagttacagaagaatcagaaggaaaggagacagtgaaGAATGTTTGTTTGGagggaatgatcagtcctggagtctgtggtGCTCAGATGGTCGTCGTTACTGTGTCTGGCACagtgacagagaaacagacatcatcatctcctcctcctcctcctcctcctcctctggtagagtagcagtgtatgtggactgtcctgctggcactctgtccttctacagagtctcctctgactcactgatccacctccacaccttcaacaccacattcactgaaccgcTTTATCCTGGATTTAGGTTCTCGcccagttctggttcctcagtgagtctgtgtagtgtttag